The Sphingobacteriales bacterium nucleotide sequence AATATAAAAACAGCAATGATTTTGTTGGAGAAGACATGAAACAATTTGCTCAGAAAATTGCAAATGACCATGACTTTGCAATAAAATATGGAGAATTGGGACCTGTGTATGGCAAACAATGGCGCCACTGGAAAGATGAAAATGGTATTGAAATAGATCAACTTTCCAACTTAATAGAACAAATAAAACGAAATCCAGATTCTAGAAGATTGATAATAAGTGCTTGGAATGTTGCTGAAATAGAACAAATGACATTGCCACCATGCCACTCATTATTTCAATTTTATGTAATAGATAATAAGCTAAGTTGCCAATTGTACCAAAGAAGTGCAGATGCATTTTTGGGTGTACCATTCAATATTGCATCATATGCGTTACTTACAATGATGGTAGCACAAGTATGTAATTTAGAACTTGGAGATTTTGTGCATAGTTTTGGCGATGCACATATATATATCAATCATATAGAACAAGTTGAGCTACAACTCAGCAGAACACCATATGCTTTGCCAAGCATAAAAATCAATCCGAATGTAACTTCTATATTTGATTTTAAATATGATGATTTTGAGTTAATTAACTATCAATCTCATCCACATATCAAAGGCGAAGTAGCTGTATAGATAAATAGGTAAAATAAAGTTATCTTATTTTAATATTCTGAGATAAAAGATTATTTTTGTGCTTCAATTATGAATATGAGGAAGTATTTTGTTTTATATCGTTTTTATGCAAGCATTTTTAGTGTTAGGTATTGGAATTTTAATTCATATTTTCGTACACAAAAGGTGGACAATGGGCATGGATTTTTTATGTTTTTTGGTTTAGGTACTATTCTTTGGGATATTTTTATTGAATAATGATGTATTTACAAAAACTTGTAACTGATGGAGATGTAGATGGTGCAAAAGAAATATTGAATAGTATAAAATTTCCAAATCTTTTAATAAAACCAGTTAGACAAGGCTACTACATGTTGAAATCAAATTTCGATATGGCAAGTCAAAACTTAGATGAGGCTGAAGCAAATATTAGAAAAAGTTTAGCCAATAAAAGTAGCTTAGTACCACAACAAGAAGGTGCTTCATATTTACAATTAGGTTCTATTGCCATGCAAAAAGGCGATTACAAAGAAGCTCTAAAAAATATTAAAATAGCTTTGCAAAAAGGGTTGCCTGATGATGACAACAAAGCTACTGCATACTTACAATTATGCTCATTATACGCACAAAGAAGAGAAATAAAAGTTGCTAAAGAATATCTTAGAAGAGCCAATGCACTAAAGATAAAAAGTGACGAAATAAAGAAACAACTCAAAGAAGTGAATAAA carries:
- the thyA gene encoding thymidylate synthase, with translation MQVYQDFLRHILEKGTKKEDRTGTGTVSVFGYQMRFNLNDGFPLVTTKKLHLKSIVQELLWFIAGDTNIEYLCKNGVNIWNDWPYQKYKNSNDFVGEDMKQFAQKIANDHDFAIKYGELGPVYGKQWRHWKDENGIEIDQLSNLIEQIKRNPDSRRLIISAWNVAEIEQMTLPPCHSLFQFYVIDNKLSCQLYQRSADAFLGVPFNIASYALLTMMVAQVCNLELGDFVHSFGDAHIYINHIEQVELQLSRTPYALPSIKINPNVTSIFDFKYDDFELINYQSHPHIKGEVAV